From Mucilaginibacter rubeus, a single genomic window includes:
- the gldL gene encoding gliding motility protein GldL: MAGKKKPYGIGNIVSWGATVVIIGLMFKILHWPGATYWIAGGLITEAILFFILGFQREDKEIDWVRVYPELSEDFQGELPKASVRNAVSAGPSTTAALDKMMEDAKIGPELVRSLGDGLRSFGDKVAAISRVTDAGEATIAFTSKVKDATASYEKLSVSFEKASANLTEMANSNVDSKAYHDQVNQLAKNLSALNAVYELELQDSSAHLKSMNKFYQNLALTMNNFNESMDDSKQFKEEVGRLAKNLASLNSIYGNMLTAMNQPRV, encoded by the coding sequence ATGGCTGGAAAGAAAAAACCTTACGGAATAGGTAACATCGTATCATGGGGTGCTACAGTGGTGATTATAGGGTTAATGTTTAAGATTCTACACTGGCCTGGGGCCACTTACTGGATAGCGGGCGGGCTTATTACTGAAGCTATTCTGTTTTTTATATTAGGTTTTCAGAGAGAAGACAAAGAAATTGACTGGGTTCGTGTTTATCCTGAATTAAGCGAAGATTTTCAGGGCGAACTTCCAAAAGCATCTGTAAGAAATGCTGTTAGTGCAGGTCCTTCAACAACTGCCGCTTTAGATAAAATGATGGAAGATGCTAAAATAGGTCCGGAACTGGTACGCAGCCTTGGCGATGGCTTACGTTCATTTGGCGATAAAGTGGCTGCCATATCACGCGTTACCGATGCCGGCGAAGCTACCATAGCATTCACAAGCAAAGTTAAAGATGCTACAGCAAGCTACGAAAAACTAAGCGTGTCATTTGAAAAGGCATCGGCTAATTTAACCGAAATGGCTAACTCAAATGTTGATTCAAAAGCATATCACGATCAGGTTAATCAACTTGCTAAAAACTTATCGGCACTTAATGCCGTATACGAGCTTGAGCTGCAAGATTCAAGCGCGCATTTAAAATCAATGAATAAATTTTACCAAAACCTTGCGCTTACCATGAACAACTTTAATGAGTCTATGGACGATTCGAAGCAGTTTAAGGAAGAGGTTG
- a CDS encoding SUMF1/EgtB/PvdO family nonheme iron enzyme has translation MKQVYFLIVVLAGSVLSGCGRGGGDRGEVVGVPARSFRAEVPYGMVYIPGGSFLMGQTDQDVTFAQIAQTKQVTVSPFFMDQTETSNSQYKMFVNWVRDSIAITSYINDNKYYIQPKAGTGNNNGGKKFINWDYVKKNPIWSSKGGQASNAQKLQGMYYQGDDRVFDRNEVDVRLLKYNYALFTLREAADHHNDKTKHRSDFILRDTVPVYPDTLVWLSDFSYAANEPMVESYFSHPAFRNYPVVGVTWRQARAYATWRSRYNDAYKDKRHLAHRAPYSLPTEAEFEYAARGGRIGTDYPWGGPYIKNAKGCLLANFKPGRGNYTDDGGAYTVPVRSYFPNDYGLYNMAGNVAEWTLSAFDESASTFVHDLAPTFNYEAKSTDPEVLKRKVVRGGSWKDIGYFLQNSTRSYEYQDTAKSYIGFRCVTHYLGRDITDKR, from the coding sequence ATGAAACAGGTATACTTTTTAATAGTAGTTTTAGCAGGTAGTGTATTAAGTGGTTGTGGCCGCGGTGGCGGTGACAGGGGAGAGGTTGTGGGTGTGCCTGCAAGGTCGTTCAGGGCCGAAGTTCCTTACGGCATGGTTTATATCCCTGGTGGCAGCTTCCTGATGGGACAAACCGATCAGGATGTAACTTTCGCACAAATAGCACAAACCAAACAGGTTACTGTTTCTCCGTTTTTCATGGATCAAACCGAAACCAGCAACAGTCAGTACAAAATGTTTGTGAACTGGGTTCGCGACTCAATAGCGATAACAAGTTATATCAACGATAATAAATACTATATACAGCCTAAAGCTGGTACCGGTAATAATAACGGTGGTAAAAAGTTCATCAACTGGGACTATGTAAAAAAGAATCCTATCTGGAGCAGCAAAGGCGGACAGGCAAGTAATGCTCAGAAATTGCAGGGTATGTATTATCAGGGCGACGACCGTGTATTTGACCGTAACGAGGTTGATGTGCGTTTGCTAAAATATAACTATGCACTGTTTACCCTGCGTGAAGCTGCCGATCACCATAACGATAAGACAAAACACCGCTCAGATTTCATTTTACGTGACACCGTGCCTGTGTATCCTGATACCCTGGTTTGGTTAAGCGATTTCTCATACGCTGCGAACGAACCGATGGTTGAAAGTTATTTCTCGCATCCGGCGTTCCGTAATTATCCTGTTGTAGGTGTAACCTGGAGGCAGGCCCGTGCATACGCTACATGGCGTAGCCGTTACAATGATGCTTATAAAGATAAGCGTCATTTAGCGCACCGTGCGCCTTATAGCTTACCAACTGAAGCTGAGTTTGAATATGCTGCACGCGGTGGCAGGATTGGTACCGACTATCCATGGGGTGGTCCTTATATTAAAAATGCAAAAGGCTGCTTACTGGCAAACTTTAAACCAGGACGTGGTAACTATACTGATGACGGTGGTGCATACACAGTACCGGTTCGTTCATACTTCCCTAACGATTACGGCTTATATAATATGGCTGGTAACGTAGCAGAGTGGACACTTTCTGCTTTTGACGAATCTGCGTCAACATTTGTGCATGACCTTGCGCCAACCTTTAATTACGAAGCAAAATCAACAGATCCTGAAGTGCTGAAACGTAAAGTTGTGCGCGGTGGATCATGGAAAGATATTGGATATTTCCTTCAAAACTCAACCAGATCTTATGAATACCAGGATACCGCTAAATCGTATATCGGTTTCCGTTGCGTAACCCATTATTTGGGCCGCGATATCACAGACAAACGCTAA
- a CDS encoding uroporphyrinogen-III synthase — protein sequence MEDRKKKVKSILVTLPKPENDKNPYAELAKKLNLKIDFRSFIHVEGVPAKDFRKEKINLADFSAVIFTSRNSADHFFRICEEMRFEVPVEMKYFCLSETIALYLQKYIQYRKRKIFFGKQTAADLAEVLKKHSSEKFLYPCSDVAAEETQRFLLENGYNFTPAVLFRTVCSDLSDLADVFYDVIAFFSPSSIQSLYKNFPDFKQNNTRIAAFGATTHKAVLEAGLILDIPAPTPGAPSMTMAIEQYVKLVNK from the coding sequence TTGGAAGATAGAAAGAAAAAGGTTAAAAGCATACTGGTTACTTTGCCTAAGCCCGAAAATGATAAAAATCCTTACGCCGAGCTGGCTAAAAAGCTTAACCTGAAAATTGATTTCAGATCATTTATTCATGTTGAGGGTGTGCCTGCAAAGGATTTCAGAAAAGAGAAGATTAACCTCGCTGATTTTAGCGCTGTGATCTTTACCAGTCGTAACTCGGCCGATCATTTTTTCCGTATTTGTGAAGAGATGCGTTTTGAGGTGCCTGTTGAAATGAAGTATTTCTGTCTTTCAGAAACCATAGCACTTTACCTGCAAAAATATATCCAGTACCGTAAGCGTAAGATATTTTTTGGAAAGCAAACAGCTGCCGATCTGGCCGAGGTGTTGAAAAAGCACTCGTCTGAAAAATTCCTTTATCCATGTTCTGACGTTGCGGCTGAAGAAACTCAGCGCTTTTTGCTGGAGAATGGTTATAACTTTACCCCCGCTGTACTTTTCCGTACAGTTTGCAGTGATCTTTCTGATCTTGCGGATGTATTTTATGACGTTATTGCGTTTTTTAGTCCGTCAAGTATACAATCGCTGTATAAAAACTTTCCCGATTTTAAACAGAATAATACACGCATTGCTGCGTTTGGTGCAACTACCCATAAGGCTGTGCTTGAGGCTGGTTTAATTTTGGATATACCTGCTCCAACCCCCGGAGCGCCCTCAATGACAATGGCCATTGAGCAGTATGTTAAGCTTGTAAATAAATAA
- a CDS encoding DUF4271 domain-containing protein, which translates to MLKSVAAFAQQDSIATDTAAKLPVRTFRPGNSVLDSVAYAMQNRDKFMADSVAMRYLRVPDAAMRAQYADSVFARELYHGYGFLDLHSRTKSKVMEGHYRPSRDPWIIVIIIAMLLYTAILNLALSKDVSNVFTSFYSKRVLSIAGKEESPVSSWAFLGLFLLFCATFGLFLYQLAAYKGVYYKIAGSGLFTFLTIVIIALFSLKFLILKFLGFVFDINKLVSEYLNILHLTYFNIAFVFLPVVICFSLLGAQYIPILLTTTLIIVIVIFIWQYIRSSVNIISTFRFHKFYLFTYLCALEICPVLILIKALNIKI; encoded by the coding sequence TTGTTGAAAAGTGTTGCCGCTTTTGCGCAACAGGATTCAATTGCTACAGACACGGCTGCAAAATTACCTGTACGTACTTTTCGTCCCGGCAATTCGGTGCTTGATTCGGTGGCTTACGCCATGCAAAACCGGGATAAATTTATGGCCGATTCGGTAGCCATGCGTTATCTCAGGGTTCCCGATGCCGCCATGCGTGCTCAGTATGCCGACAGCGTTTTTGCCCGCGAATTATACCACGGTTACGGTTTTCTGGATCTTCACTCCAGAACCAAAAGCAAGGTGATGGAAGGGCATTACCGCCCCTCGCGCGATCCCTGGATCATCGTGATCATTATTGCCATGTTGCTATACACAGCCATTCTTAATCTTGCCCTGAGTAAAGATGTAAGCAATGTATTTACCTCCTTTTACAGTAAACGCGTACTCTCAATAGCCGGTAAAGAAGAGAGCCCCGTTAGCTCCTGGGCGTTCCTGGGTTTGTTTTTGCTGTTTTGCGCTACCTTTGGTTTGTTCCTGTATCAACTGGCTGCATATAAAGGTGTTTATTATAAAATAGCCGGGAGCGGGTTGTTTACTTTTCTTACTATTGTAATTATAGCATTGTTCTCGCTTAAGTTTTTAATACTCAAGTTTTTAGGCTTTGTGTTTGATATTAATAAGCTGGTGAGCGAATATCTTAATATTCTTCATCTTACCTACTTTAACATCGCGTTTGTTTTTTTACCGGTGGTTATTTGTTTTAGCTTACTTGGGGCACAATATATCCCAATATTGCTAACAACCACACTAATAATAGTGATAGTAATCTTTATATGGCAATATATCAGGAGCAGCGTAAATATAATTTCTACCTTTCGATTTCATAAATTTTATTTATTTACGTATCTTTGTGCCCTCGAAATTTGCCCTGTTTTGATTTTAATAAAGGCATTGAATATTAAAATTTAG
- a CDS encoding flavin reductase family protein, which yields MRLKTFDASSLTPAEMQGYLHAAIAPRPICFASTIDKNGVVNLSPFSFFNVFSVNPPICVFSPTSRARDNTTKHTLENVLEVPECVINIVNYDMVQQAYLTSTDYPREVNEFSKAGFTELDSETVKPPRVAESTVQLECVVNDVISLGKNGGAGNLVIAEVKRIHINEEILDANGKIDPHKIDLVARLGGDWYCRVNGDNLFKIAKPIDCAGIGIGVDAFPQEVKNSNILTGNNLGLLGLVKTLPSNEEVEAFSKTVEMIELLDATIDSHTRTINLHLKAKHLLDNGRVMDAWKVLLM from the coding sequence ATGAGGTTAAAAACTTTTGATGCATCATCACTAACACCCGCAGAAATGCAAGGTTATTTACACGCTGCCATTGCACCCCGGCCGATATGTTTTGCATCCACTATTGATAAAAACGGCGTGGTTAATTTAAGTCCGTTTAGTTTTTTTAATGTGTTCAGTGTCAATCCACCGATATGTGTTTTTTCGCCAACAAGCAGGGCGCGGGATAATACCACCAAGCATACGCTTGAAAATGTTTTGGAAGTACCCGAATGTGTGATTAATATCGTGAACTACGATATGGTTCAACAGGCCTATTTAACCAGTACAGATTATCCAAGAGAAGTAAATGAGTTTTCGAAAGCGGGGTTTACCGAATTGGATTCGGAGACCGTAAAGCCGCCCAGGGTAGCGGAATCGACCGTTCAATTGGAATGTGTAGTGAATGATGTGATATCGTTAGGGAAAAACGGAGGAGCTGGTAATTTGGTTATTGCAGAGGTGAAACGGATTCATATCAATGAAGAAATTTTAGATGCTAATGGCAAAATAGACCCTCATAAAATAGATCTGGTGGCCCGTTTAGGCGGTGATTGGTATTGCAGGGTAAACGGCGATAATTTATTTAAAATTGCCAAACCGATAGATTGTGCCGGAATAGGTATAGGCGTAGATGCTTTTCCTCAAGAGGTTAAAAACTCTAACATATTAACCGGGAATAATTTGGGGTTATTGGGGCTTGTTAAAACGCTACCATCTAATGAGGAGGTAGAAGCCTTTAGCAAAACCGTTGAAATGATAGAACTGCTTGATGCCACTATCGACAGCCATACCCGTACAATAAACCTGCATTTAAAAGCCAAACATTTGTTAGATAACGGCCGTGTAATGGATGCCTGGAAAGTGTTGTTGATGTAG
- a CDS encoding ATP-binding protein, with the protein MQIHYMWINDFAPIQQTGINLSSNLIFEMQHLSGKASWELTIKKNPDYIDHFFDDLEPAADIGKISNVTAIIGKNGAGKTSILSYIKSRLPQGLESRTMNDLFVYSWADQNNKETYYIIRPFEFPLEINNLSGLQFEESEYGDDAASSLQFTGKLGAAEYIYYSYLLDFNEDMQPWKGLSNLSSAYLMMEERRRITEESRHERSRETMLAHCNDLDNLHMSEVARAVELLSSDFQQLPFSKPEYLIIEIDLRDATYFDDEKEKFPEFYTLLQSLRASDSVKEDNKERTTAELRRDMLLRTLMLGVFYNYHLQDFKYSVGSLYTHRIEKDLNESATEYILRFFSSMEVGSSIQNNEQIKIPRHEFLSTAVIEFYNFVRQQFDSGVISARNDLSSMYLKLDSESEKVFKKFSKLYLSIKGISSFLNFKWRSLSGGEQSYLSLMSRFYDLKNHGHGDLPRNLVIMIDEGDLGYHPEWQRKYLKTTLDFLRRLFRNHSMQVIMTANSPFISSDLPKANVLFIEKGPNGSIYHSKDNNRESTFGSNIHTLFSNSFYMDGVLMGDFAKARINRIIDFINDKRVNIPNADYKKTIEAIGEPVLRKKLLDMWFEKFGPIEEREQLLKRLAELNEQINPSKDDQEPA; encoded by the coding sequence ATGCAGATTCACTACATGTGGATTAATGATTTCGCGCCAATTCAACAAACCGGTATCAATTTATCGTCTAACCTGATTTTTGAGATGCAACATTTGTCGGGAAAGGCATCCTGGGAATTAACCATAAAAAAGAACCCTGACTACATTGACCATTTCTTCGATGATTTAGAACCTGCCGCGGATATAGGAAAAATCTCGAATGTTACAGCTATTATAGGAAAAAACGGTGCGGGCAAAACGAGCATTCTGAGTTATATCAAGTCCCGCCTGCCGCAGGGCCTTGAGTCACGGACAATGAATGACCTGTTTGTATATTCATGGGCCGATCAGAATAACAAGGAAACGTATTATATCATACGGCCTTTTGAGTTTCCTCTGGAAATAAACAATCTGAGCGGTCTCCAATTTGAAGAAAGCGAATATGGAGATGATGCCGCGTCCTCATTGCAATTCACCGGGAAGCTGGGGGCTGCCGAATATATTTATTATTCCTATCTCCTGGATTTCAACGAGGATATGCAACCGTGGAAGGGACTGTCGAACCTTTCATCCGCCTATTTGATGATGGAAGAGCGAAGGCGCATCACTGAAGAGAGCAGGCATGAACGAAGCCGGGAGACCATGCTCGCACATTGCAACGACCTGGACAATTTACACATGTCCGAGGTTGCCAGAGCAGTGGAATTGTTATCATCCGACTTCCAACAATTACCATTCAGTAAGCCTGAATATTTGATCATCGAAATTGACTTGCGGGACGCAACTTATTTTGACGATGAAAAAGAAAAATTCCCTGAATTTTATACCCTGTTGCAATCATTAAGAGCTTCTGATTCGGTCAAAGAGGATAATAAAGAAAGAACAACAGCAGAGCTGCGTCGCGATATGTTATTGCGAACGTTGATGTTAGGTGTTTTTTACAATTACCATCTCCAGGATTTTAAATATTCGGTAGGCAGCCTTTACACGCACCGCATAGAAAAAGACTTGAACGAGTCTGCTACTGAATATATATTGAGGTTTTTTTCATCAATGGAAGTCGGCAGTTCCATACAAAATAACGAACAAATAAAAATACCTCGACATGAATTCCTTTCAACAGCAGTGATTGAATTTTATAACTTTGTCCGGCAACAATTTGATAGCGGTGTTATTTCGGCACGCAACGACCTCTCGTCGATGTACCTGAAGCTTGACAGCGAATCGGAAAAAGTATTTAAGAAATTCAGTAAGCTGTATCTCAGTATCAAAGGTATTAGCTCGTTCCTCAATTTTAAATGGCGGTCCTTAAGCGGCGGTGAACAATCCTATTTATCGTTAATGTCAAGGTTTTACGACCTGAAGAATCATGGGCATGGCGACTTGCCCAGGAACCTAGTCATTATGATCGATGAGGGAGATTTAGGCTATCATCCGGAATGGCAGAGAAAATATCTAAAAACAACTTTAGATTTTCTCAGGCGATTATTCAGAAACCACTCTATGCAGGTGATAATGACCGCAAATTCCCCATTTATCTCTTCTGACTTGCCCAAAGCAAATGTACTCTTCATTGAGAAGGGCCCCAATGGATCAATTTATCATAGTAAGGACAACAACCGCGAGAGTACTTTTGGTTCAAACATTCACACACTATTTTCCAATTCGTTCTATATGGATGGTGTATTGATGGGGGATTTCGCGAAAGCACGGATCAACAGGATCATAGATTTTATCAATGATAAGCGGGTAAATATTCCAAATGCTGATTACAAAAAAACGATCGAAGCAATCGGCGAGCCGGTCCTGCGAAAGAAACTTCTGGACATGTGGTTTGAGAAATTCGGCCCCATTGAGGAACGGGAGCAATTATTGAAGCGATTAGCGGAATTGAACGAGCAAATAAATCCAAGCAAAGATGATCAGGAACCCGCATAA
- a CDS encoding DUF6119 family protein — protein MNIFPNLYRIDKKHYRLRELHDTISVIKRIVKASISTELPSLEIDPDSVTEFPKDNVNYYLYTYNTDEIASDWVKFLPKELTGNKDFIQKKLSLTLFIETEFDLFVIVGGNAFKMVVSFIDHSFGLNYYDRIIEPDKDELTSIRTRGMTGQRIGMNEQFRNEYRIVNFTRFGKLPKEIHVKLCRETTNTHFPYLKRKVSDRVQITVGAGFKVSRPVDFETLHKLVIEMSIIKGIEPSDYLSSFVEIKDENVLKDCRWMLVRKIYDNLAFLYENGHDPRDRFDFDFCNPNKIDKYYEADTYQLKEKTEGGGFKIFDTIADREDVFKRVMDRAMELELTSNIYDFNKYIWGVHITAVKGEKGIANSGFIFHFSAEFSMDGKAIFLIDTKWYILKDQFIKDMVANATHILKTYAAPATIFKYSWDRNTTPREKDYNLKYDGLPGYIVMDTVIVDGIELCDFVFYNEQTIYLVHVKAGFSSPMRELANQITISARRLREALNTDENPFLDRLYQRLLDKGFYLNDLDLTGFKALFKKTINYVLAVNSTLSEDLLIEENMNRYDSNIARFSLIQCSNEMNTSYYPLLTYQIPRY, from the coding sequence ATGAATATATTCCCTAACCTCTATCGAATTGACAAAAAGCATTACAGATTGAGGGAGTTACACGATACAATTTCCGTTATTAAGCGGATAGTTAAAGCCAGTATCAGTACAGAGCTTCCTTCACTGGAGATTGACCCAGACAGTGTAACAGAATTTCCCAAAGATAATGTTAACTATTATCTGTATACATACAACACGGATGAAATAGCTTCGGATTGGGTAAAGTTCTTACCAAAGGAGCTGACAGGAAACAAGGACTTTATTCAAAAGAAACTATCCCTTACCCTTTTTATCGAGACGGAATTCGACCTGTTTGTTATTGTTGGTGGCAACGCGTTTAAAATGGTCGTAAGTTTTATTGATCATTCCTTCGGATTGAACTATTACGATAGGATTATCGAACCAGATAAGGACGAGCTAACATCGATTAGGACCAGGGGGATGACAGGTCAGCGGATTGGAATGAACGAACAGTTTAGAAATGAATACAGGATTGTGAATTTCACGAGGTTTGGCAAGCTGCCCAAGGAGATCCATGTCAAACTCTGCAGGGAGACAACAAACACGCACTTCCCTTATTTAAAGAGAAAAGTAAGTGACCGAGTTCAAATAACAGTAGGCGCGGGATTTAAAGTAAGTCGGCCCGTTGATTTTGAGACATTGCACAAGCTTGTTATAGAAATGTCAATCATCAAAGGCATAGAACCATCCGATTATCTAAGTTCATTCGTTGAAATTAAAGACGAAAACGTATTAAAGGATTGTCGCTGGATGTTAGTACGAAAAATCTATGACAACTTGGCTTTCCTGTATGAGAACGGTCATGACCCAAGGGACAGGTTTGATTTCGATTTTTGTAACCCCAACAAAATTGATAAGTATTATGAGGCAGATACCTATCAGCTTAAAGAGAAAACCGAAGGAGGTGGGTTTAAAATTTTTGATACGATAGCGGATAGAGAGGATGTGTTCAAGCGCGTGATGGATAGAGCCATGGAATTAGAACTGACTTCGAATATCTACGATTTTAATAAGTATATATGGGGAGTACATATTACTGCGGTAAAAGGTGAAAAAGGCATCGCGAATTCCGGCTTCATTTTTCATTTCAGCGCGGAATTTAGCATGGATGGAAAAGCAATCTTTCTGATAGACACAAAATGGTATATCCTGAAGGACCAATTTATAAAGGACATGGTCGCCAATGCCACTCATATTTTAAAAACATATGCAGCACCGGCGACAATCTTCAAGTATTCGTGGGACAGGAATACGACGCCCAGAGAAAAAGATTACAATCTTAAATATGATGGACTACCAGGGTACATCGTGATGGACACGGTGATCGTCGATGGTATTGAACTCTGTGATTTTGTTTTCTACAATGAGCAAACCATATACCTCGTCCATGTCAAGGCCGGCTTTAGTTCCCCCATGCGGGAACTTGCTAACCAAATAACTATTTCGGCGAGAAGGCTAAGGGAAGCGCTGAATACAGACGAGAACCCATTTCTTGATAGGCTTTACCAAAGACTTTTAGATAAGGGATTCTATCTTAACGACCTCGATTTAACAGGTTTCAAAGCGCTTTTTAAGAAAACGATCAATTATGTGTTAGCGGTCAACTCAACGCTAAGCGAAGATCTGCTTATCGAAGAAAATATGAACCGTTATGATTCAAACATAGCCAGGTTTTCGCTAATTCAATGTTCAAACGAGATGAACACAAGTTACTACCCACTTCTTACCTACCAAATTCCCAGATATTAA
- a CDS encoding helix-turn-helix transcriptional regulator, translating to MNTATDAPKNIHHGRNIKRFREMLGLKQEALAIELGDEWSQRRVSLLEAKETIEDDILAQIAVILKVPVEAIKNFDEEKAIYNIQNNYEGSHNQGPLNNYGTINFNPIDKLVELFEENKKLYERLLASEREKVEVLKNRN from the coding sequence ATGAATACAGCTACCGACGCACCCAAAAATATTCATCATGGTCGCAATATAAAACGCTTCAGGGAAATGTTAGGCCTCAAACAAGAGGCCTTAGCAATAGAACTTGGTGATGAATGGAGCCAAAGGCGAGTATCATTACTTGAGGCAAAAGAAACCATAGAAGATGATATACTTGCCCAAATAGCTGTAATATTAAAAGTGCCTGTTGAAGCAATCAAAAACTTTGACGAAGAAAAGGCTATTTACAACATCCAGAATAATTATGAGGGTTCGCATAACCAAGGACCTCTAAATAATTATGGAACGATAAACTTCAATCCTATTGATAAATTAGTTGAGCTTTTCGAAGAGAATAAAAAACTCTACGAACGCCTACTTGCAAGTGAGCGGGAAAAGGTGGAGGTATTGAAAAACAGGAATTAA